ttattatgataAGTATTAAGCCCGTAATGAGAGGTATTGACCACATCTCTAACCTAAAAAAGGATAatacatcattttttatatgtgtTATATCTTGTAAACATTAGTAATACTTTTTTGATACACCACTactgttttctaaaataaaagttgtaCCTCATTTCGAAGGGTTAGATGCATggtgtttaaatttaataatactCACATATTTCATGTTATTTCTTTATTACTGTCGACATTGAGCACGTAACATGAGGTAATAACCTCATCCCTAAATCAAAACAAGATGATACATTATTCTCTAAATGTGGTACATCCTATAAATATCAATGATACTTTCTTTAATATCTAGTGGTACTTTCTTAAATAAAAGTAGTATCTTTTACCAATGATTAGATATAGGATGTTTGAACGCAATAATACCCACACATTTCACATTATTTCTTTATTACAATCGATGTTGAGCATGTAATGAGGCAGTATTAACCTCAACTCTAATCCAAAGAAAAGTGATACATCTTTCTTTACATGTGGTATATGTTGTAGGCATTAATGGTACTTTCTCTATACATTAGtgatatttcttaaataaaagtGACACCATGTTTTCAAGGGATAGAAATAGAGTATTTAAACGCAATAATGTTCATGCATTTCACATTATTTCTTTATCACGGTTGACTTGAGCACGTAATGGATGACATTAACCTCAATCCTAACCTAAAAAAGGATGTTACATCCTTTTTCACATGTGGTATATCATGTAGACATCGATGGTACTCTTTATACAATATggtactttttaaaataaaagtgatacCCTATTTCCAAGGGTATTTAAATGTAATAATACTCACATATTTCacattatttgtttattatgatCAACGTTGAGTATGTAACTCGTAATACTAACCCTAACCTTAATCCAAAAAAGGATGGTGCATCATTTTTTATAAGCGATACATTCTGTAAACATCAGTGATACTTTCTTAAATAAAAGTGGTGCTTTATTTCCAAGAATTAGATGCAAGGTGTTTAAATACAATAATACTTATACATTTCacattattactttattatgtTAATGTGTATATAATGGGTGGTACTAATCCTAACCTTAACCCCAAAAGGGGTAGTACATCCTATAGATATTGGTGATACtttgattaatttctttatacatcaatgaaattttcttaaataaaaatgttatctCATTTATAAGGTTTAGACGCACAATGTTTAAATACAAGATGTAACCTATAATAAATATGTATGGTGCTTCCACTTATGGTACCATGTGCCTAATTACATTTTCTCTcactaattatttattattattttttgtataaagtgcccataaataattaaatacaattttttttaatgaaaaaatacatattttattttttattttatataaataaaaaattaaacattttaactaAACAAAACGTTAAAATCATGATCATATTAGAAACATAAGCAAAAAgataaaatcattatcattGACTCTAAttcacatgaaaatttaaaaaatttttaaaatacaaacaataaaataatatgataaagatattttcatataattctTATGtgataagatttataaaataaataaatattttatttaacatgaatttataaaatgttatattttaaacctcaaaatttattcattatatatgaataatcaaCACATGATTATTCATATCaaagcttaaaaaaatatatttgatgtaattaGTTAATGACAGGAAAGAGATGGTTTGGATGATAGTATTGACATtatgataatattattattaaagtgCATATgggtgaaattatttttctcaaaatatatttattgtgaaatttaaaagtctaagttctcaaatttctcCGATAATATTTCCTAAACAAATAAGTAGCCAAGGATGTACAACATCTTCATTTGAAAAGGAGAAACAACAATAAGAGATATTATCAACAATAATACGatataatttttcttgtatATGTTATTAAATGGGTCAAGCAGGGGTGGATTGAGGCAACGCCCAAGCGGGCCACTTGCTttggaaaatataaggaaaaaaaataaatttccaagGGGAATCAAACCCGAACCTAGTGTTTCTTCCATCAATGGATTGAAATATCGATAAACACAGATATATCAGTATTTACATTTTGcggatatatcggaaatattgatggatatttttacacaaatatcagtgagacaaaaattatccaaaattgatgagaatgcttagaaaaatccaaagaatgataaaataaacaaaaatatacatgttaaagttattttataagtgtaattgacataaatatagTTTTACAATACTTGGATTTtaggaatataaaatataaattttgtaattgtacacttttaaagttagaattgagttaagaaatatttgattttattaaatgaaaactatttacacataaacataatacatatgacattgtAATAGTCCTTAATACTAACATGAAGATCGATGTGGTTCTATCATATTGCTAGATGAAGGGAGTTCATCTTGTTGAAAACAATATTCACACTAGGACATGGAGTTTTGATAGTATTGATTGTAAGTACGAACATGTCATacataaatgagataaatataaaaattagttaaaaataaaataataatatagatttaaaattaaaagataaattaaaattgaataataaaaaaaataaaaaaaaggataaatattttttaaaaaaactttcaaaaaaatatctgATATTTCCCCGACCGATATATCATCGATATTTTGACAAGCTTCCTTCGCTGCTCCGTATGTCGTTTCACGCTCAATTTTTTCGTCGATTTATTAGTTTCAAACCGATATATTACTGATtttatcgttttttttttttttcgatattCCTTCCGTTCGATAATCGGtgttaaatttcattttgaagCCACCCGATATCCGATATATTGGCGAAATATCGCTGATAAAATCCGATTTTCAATCCATGCTCTTATCCACTAAAAAGTGTTATGATTGGCTATTAACCTAAAACCCACGTATTTTGTAATTGACAAACTTTATATATGCTTTAAAAGTTACCCCTGAACTGGAATCCTTTCTCTACCACTACATCAAGCTACGgtattgaaaaacaattttgaaattgtttttcaataCCATACCTCCACatattatttaatgaaatataaaGATTGGATAAAAGTTATagtaaaagattaaataaaagttattaaaatggATAATCAAGATCTCATCTTATATATTAAATGCTGCAAAGCAATTCCCGGTTGCCTACCCATGTGGTACCGTGGAATTCTCCCACTAAACGACACTTACAAAagcctttcttttgtttttatttttattttttattacctaCCCATGCCGGACCGTAGAATTCTCCCTCTAAACGACACCTAGGAAAGACTTTTTTTTGGAACTATTGTTACGGGGTTCTTATCCTTGACTTCGATAATGCGGCCACCAAGTCTCTTGTTCATGCATCCTGATGAGTCATGTTTGGCAGGATCTTGCTGGTCAATCCAACATGGTTGCTATATTTATCACTAAATAAACCCCATGTATTTAAGAAGTTCCAAGATAAGCTGACACCCGTGTTTGAAAGGACAGGCATGTGGATGAATCAGATGGTTAAAAAAGCGACTCCAGGTTGTTGCTAAGGAAACCTTGCGGCTTTTTCCACCCGACCCAATCACCAAGCTTTGTAGTCGGTCTGGTGCCATAGAGGACTGCACTCTCACAACTCGTCAAGTTCTAATTGCATTTTATGCAAGAAGGGTTCAAAAGGAAAGATGTAGATCAACAAACTTCAATTTCACCCGACTTTTTTCACTTGCTTGTAGATGGTCCATGgtgattgatttttttcatatcaaatgACAATTGCAACAGACTAGGATTAGgagattggaatttttggaTTACAGGAAACGTAGCACAAGAAATAAGCTAAATCTAACTTGATTCTATGGTTGAATTTAGGCTCTTGGCAAGTCAAATCAGTTTTTCGGAAAGACCAAATCAGCTATCTCATTCCGCATGTATCTCGAGTTAACTCATCTTATTTCTTTGAAGTCAATGACTACCTCATGACAACACTAAAGAGGACTTCCACCAAGGCACAAACTTACATGCAGTTGAACCCATCTAGCTACTTCGACTCTGATGGAAACCCTGCTCCGATTCCTCTTGCCTCTGTTTTCTAGCCTCCTTGTAGTGGTGATTTCCATCTGCTTTTATCGATTAAATATCAAAGCTGCTTCTAATGCAAAAAGATGCACTGCTCCTCAAGCAGGTGGGGCTTGGCCTATCATCGGTCACCTGCACCTCTTTGGTGCTCAGCAGCTGACCCACAAGACACTGGGAGCCATGGCCGACAAGTATGGACCGGTTTTCACTATAAGGCTTGGATTGAATGAGATTTTAGTTTTGAGTAGTAGTGAAATGGCTAGAGAGTGTTTCACTACTCATGACAGAGTCTTCTCCACACGACCAAGCGTCACTGCATCAAAAATACTGGGCTATGACTTCGCTATGTTTGGCTTTGCTCCTTATGGATCTTACTGGCGTGAGATGCGGAAAATAGTCACAATCGAGCTTCTATCAAATCACAGACTCGACATGCTCAAGCACATACGTGCTTCAGAGGTGAGGACTTCAATAAGAGAACTCTATGAGATGTGGGTTAGTGAGAGAGACACGGATGGCAGAGTATTTGTGGATATGAAGCGATGGTTTGGAGATTTGACACTAAATTTGGCGGTGAGATTGGTGGGAGGGAAGCGCTATTTCGGCGCTGGTGCTGATACCAAGGGAGGAGAGGGACGAAACTGTCAAAAAGTGATCAGGGATTTTGCGCATCTGTTTGGGGTATTTGTGTTGTCAGATGCAATTCCATTTCTCAGTTGGTTGGACTTGAAAGGACATAAGAAAGCCATGAAGAGAACTGCTAAAGAACTGGACAGTCTCTTTGGAGGGTGGCTGCAGGAGCATAAAGAGAAGAGATTGTTGGGTGGGGAAGGCAAGGATGATCAAGATTTTATGGATGTGATGCTGACAGTTCTCGAAGATGTCAACTTTTCTGGTTTTGATGCAGATACCGTTAACAAGGCTACTTGCCTGGTAAGTACTATGCCTACTAGACTGACAAAATTGTCCCCAAATTTATCATGTTGATGGCAAAAACATGCATTTCACTTGGCAGTCCCTCAGATGTCTCTGTTTCAAACCACCGACGGAAACCAAATTTTGGCATGCATATGTTCTTTTTGGCCACTGTGATCTGCTAACCAAAAACATCTAAAATTAGTTGGTTCATTGAATCTAGCACTGCACAAACTTGTTGGAACAAGTATGTAAGAGAAATTAACTAACTTATCTAAATGAGACAGTAGTACTTAAGGAAATGACAATAGAAAATCCTCATGCCCATCCTCATTGTCCAATCTTCATACAGCAGCAATTACAGATAAGTTCTCTTTCCAATAATCTAGATACAACAACAAATAAgttctgattttatttttgtttattatcatTATGTGTTTTTGATCCTTAATGTCATCAGTCTTGTTCTTTTTGTTCCTAGTAATCTCAACATTTGACCAAAGTTTAATAACATAGAGGGTGTGACCCAAACTCTACCTTCCCTTGGCAGAATCTCATCCTAGCAGGAAGTGACACCACGAAGGTCACTCTTACCTGGGCCCTATCTCTACTACTCAACCACCCCCATGTGTTGAAAAAAGCTCAGGCCGAGCTGGACATCCAAGTTGGCAAGGACCGGCAGGTGGATGAATCAGATGTCAAAAACCTTGTATACCTCCAGGCTATAATCAAGGAAACGCTGCGTCTTTATCCAGCTAGCCCGATCATCACTCTTCATGCAGCAATGGAAGATTGCACCCTTGCAGCTGGCTATAACATTTCAGCTGGCACACAAATTATGGTGAATGCATGGAAAATTCACCGTGATGAGCGTGTGTGGTGCAACCCAAAAGAGTTTCAGCCAGAGAGGTTTATGACAAGCCATAAGGACACAGATGTGAGAGGTCAGCATTTTGAACTTATCCCTTTTGGCTCTGGTAGACGATCATGCCCGGGAATATCACTTGCTCTACAAGTGGTGCATTTCGCCCTGGCTAGCTTGCTACATAGTTATGAAGTAACAAAGCCATCAGACGAAGACGTGGACATGACTGAAAGCTTGGGTctaacaaatttgaaagcaacCCCACTTGAAGTTCTCCTTAGTCCACGCCTCAAAGCAGAGCTTTACAGACAGTGGATTGGAGTAATCGAATAGCAAAAGTAGCATGtacaaagtaaataaataaggcTTTAGACCATCACATGAGGTGTTCTGTGGGATGCAAATTAAGATTAGTAGTGATGTATATGCATTTGATCAGTTGGTTCTTTATGATGCACATGAATCAATCTCTTGTTTTTACTCAGGGAAGCTAGATCATTATCCCTTGAAAACATAACCGATCAAGAAAGTTTATAAAGTCATTATGCAATTGTTTCACATATATCACATGTATAACATTTCTCTAAAACATATTAGTGATTCGAGGGGTGCCCTTCCTTATGATAAACTCATTCATTCAACAGAAGGGATTCActcatttttctgattttttttcattggagAAAAAGATCATGTACACACTCTTACAAACAAAGGCTGCTGAGTTAAACTTATCCAGTGGTATAACATCAGAAACTTGGACCAGGTATGCAAGCTAAGGTTGCTGTTAGAAAAGCAAAACATCATTGATAATGGTAGCAGAACCTTAAAACCACATTGTATAAAAGCATACTAAATCCATGTATGGGACAACTATATTCATTTGGCATCTAATGTAGCATAAAACATCGAAAATTACTCATTCTTCATAGGATGTCCGAACCTGTGATCTTGCCTATAACGAGGGACTGAATTCTTACCTCAACTGCTAAATCGGTTACCAGAATTTGCCTGTCAATATAACAGATGCCCATGTCAATTGAAAACATACTGCATCAACATAATCTAGGATTTATTCTCCTGAATGTGGCCCCGGAAACAGTATGTCTTAGGAAAAGAACCGCATGTAGGTTCCAAGGTCAAGTCAGAACAGAGCATATTAAAGCATTGGATGTTCGGGTAACATAGCACAGGTGGCTGCCTCTATAATAAGCGTGACTCACTGTAGCTACCATGTAATCCGGAGCACGGATTCCTGCTACTTCCAATGTTCTAATCAATAGATTCAACTCATCTCTTCCGAAAGGATATTAAGCCTAGTAGACTGACAACCCCCCTTGCTCTGTCGCATTACATTCAGATGCTTAAATCACATGGGGATACTGCCCCATCCAAAAGAACCAGTACCTCTCTTTTCCAAGATTTTATTCACCAGTAAATCAAATGGAGCCTGAGACCCACCCAACCATTCGAATTctagaaaatatcaaactaaaacatgcagGACTTCCAAATTGAATTACACTATCCTCGAAC
Above is a genomic segment from Vitis riparia cultivar Riparia Gloire de Montpellier isolate 1030 chromosome 7, EGFV_Vit.rip_1.0, whole genome shotgun sequence containing:
- the LOC117919153 gene encoding cytochrome P450 CYP82D47-like, translating into METLLRFLLPLFSSLLVVVISICFYRLNIKAASNAKRCTAPQAGGAWPIIGHLHLFGAQQLTHKTLGAMADKYGPVFTIRLGLNEILVLSSSEMARECFTTHDRVFSTRPSVTASKILGYDFAMFGFAPYGSYWREMRKIVTIELLSNHRLDMLKHIRASEVRTSIRELYEMWVSERDTDGRVFVDMKRWFGDLTLNLAVRLVGGKRYFGAGADTKGGEGRNCQKVIRDFAHLFGVFVLSDAIPFLSWLDLKGHKKAMKRTAKELDSLFGGWLQEHKEKRLLGGEGKDDQDFMDVMLTVLEDVNFSGFDADTVNKATCLNLILAGSDTTKVTLTWALSLLLNHPHVLKKAQAELDIQVGKDRQVDESDVKNLVYLQAIIKETLRLYPASPIITLHAAMEDCTLAAGYNISAGTQIMVNAWKIHRDERVWCNPKEFQPERFMTSHKDTDVRGQHFELIPFGSGRRSCPGISLALQVVHFALASLLHSYEVTKPSDEDVDMTESLGLTNLKATPLEVLLSPRLKAELYRQWIGVIE